A genomic segment from Gavia stellata isolate bGavSte3 chromosome 6, bGavSte3.hap2, whole genome shotgun sequence encodes:
- the BMI1 gene encoding polycomb complex protein BMI-1 yields the protein MHRTTRIKITELNPHLMCVLCGGYFIDATTIIECLHSFCKTCIVRYLETSKYCPICDVQVHKTRPLLNIRSDKTLQDIVYKLVPGLFKNEMKRRRDFYAAHPSADAANGSNEDRGEVADEDKRIITDDEIISLSIEFFDQNRLERKGNKEKEKSKEEVNDKRYLRCPAAMTVMHLRKFLRSKMDIPNTFQIDVMYEEEPLKDYYTLMDIAYIYTWRRNGPLPLKYRVRPTCKRMKISHQREGLNNSGELESDSGSDKASSPAGGIPSTSSCLPSPSTPVQSPHPQFPHISSTMNGTSSSPSSNHQSSFTNRARKTSINGSSATSSG from the exons ATGCACCGAACAACCAGAATCAAAATAACCGAGCTAAACCCCCATCTCATGTGCGTGCTCTGCGGCGGGTACTTCATTGATGCAACAACCATCATAGAGTGCCTCCACTCCT TCTGTAAGACCTGTATCGTGCGTTACTTGGAGACCAGCAAGTATTGTCCTATCTGTGATGTCCAAGTTCACAAAACTCGACCGCTTTTGAATATAAG GTCAGATAAAACTCTCCAAGATATTGTATACAAGCTAGTACCAGGCCTTTTCAAAA atgaaatgaaaagaagaagggATTTTTATGCTGCTCATCCGTCGGCTGATG CTGCCAATGGCTCTAATGAAGACAGGGGAGAAGTGGCTGACGAAGACAAAAGAATTATAACAGACGACGAGATAATAAGCTTATCCATTGAATTCTTTGACCAGAATAG ACTGGAACGAAAAGGaaataaggagaaagaaaaatcaaaggaagaG GTGAATGACAAAAGATACTTACGCTGCCCAGCGGCAATGACAGTGATGCATCTAAGAAAGTTCCTGCGGAGTAAAATGGATATACCTAACACTTTCCAG ATCGATGTGATGTATGAAGAGGAGCCTCTGAAGGACTACTACACCCTAATGGATATTGCCTACATCTATACCTGGAGGCGG AATGGGCCTCTCCCCCTGAAATACCGGGTCCGACCTACTTGCAAGAGGATGAAGATCAGTCACCAGAGGGAAGGCTTGAATAATAGCGGGGAGCTGGAAAGTGACTCTGGGAGCGACAAGGCGAGCAGCCCGGCGGGAGGCatcccctccacctcctcctgtttgcccagccccagcacgcCGGTCCAGTCTCCTCACCCCCAGTTCCCCCACATCTCCAGCACCATGAAcggcaccagcagcagccccagcagtaACCACCAGTCCTCCTTTACCAACAGAGCGCGGAAAACGTCAATAAATGGCTCCTCGGCCACTTCATCTGGTTGA
- the COMMD3 gene encoding COMM domain-containing protein 3 isoform X2 has translation MELSAYAQGGWRLLGDPRRFPRRPYAALLRAAFRSLLDHPHAGLDDPDLKDIDPTVLKHCHAAAATCILEAGKQKADISAISTCLEDCKLDKERIEQFCTEYQKNKDALEILLGSIGRSPLHITDVSWRLEYQIKSNQLHKTYQPSYLVTLNVENSDSGAHPDVSFSCTMEQLQDLVGKLKDAAKSLERATQM, from the exons ATGGAGCTGTCGGCGTACGCGCAGGGCGGGTGGCGGCTGCTGGGCGACCCCCGCCGCTTCCCCCGCCGTCCTTACGCCGCTCTCCTCCGCGCCGCTTTCCGCAGCCTCCTCGATCACCCCCATGCCGGTTTGG acGATCCAGACCTGAAAGATATTGACCCTACGGTGTTAAAACATTGCCATGCTGCGGCTGCGACGTGTATTCTGgaggcaggaaagcagaaagcCGACATATCTGCTATAAG CACGTGTCTAGAAGACTGTAAACTGGATAAAGAGCGAATAGAACAATTTTGCACCGAATATCAG aaAAACAAGGATGCATTGGAAATCCTATTGGGAAG CATAGGCAGATCTCCTCTCCATATAACTGATGTGTCTTGGCGCTTGGAATATCAGATCAAG agCAATCAGCTTCATAAAACTTACCAGCCTTCCTACTTGGTGACCTTAAATGTAGAG aacagTGATTCAGGAGCACACCCAGATGTTAGTTTTAGTTGCACGATGGAGCAACTACAG GATTTAGTTGGAAAGCTAAAAGATGCTGCAAAAAGTCTAGAAAGAGCGACTCAGATGTGA
- the COMMD3 gene encoding COMM domain-containing protein 3 isoform X1: MELSAYAQGGWRLLGDPRRFPRRPYAALLRAAFRSLLDHPHAGLGKANSFILDDPDLKDIDPTVLKHCHAAAATCILEAGKQKADISAISTCLEDCKLDKERIEQFCTEYQKNKDALEILLGSIGRSPLHITDVSWRLEYQIKSNQLHKTYQPSYLVTLNVENSDSGAHPDVSFSCTMEQLQDLVGKLKDAAKSLERATQM, encoded by the exons ATGGAGCTGTCGGCGTACGCGCAGGGCGGGTGGCGGCTGCTGGGCGACCCCCGCCGCTTCCCCCGCCGTCCTTACGCCGCTCTCCTCCGCGCCGCTTTCCGCAGCCTCCTCGATCACCCCCATGCCGGTTTGGGTAAGGC taattcatttattttagacGATCCAGACCTGAAAGATATTGACCCTACGGTGTTAAAACATTGCCATGCTGCGGCTGCGACGTGTATTCTGgaggcaggaaagcagaaagcCGACATATCTGCTATAAG CACGTGTCTAGAAGACTGTAAACTGGATAAAGAGCGAATAGAACAATTTTGCACCGAATATCAG aaAAACAAGGATGCATTGGAAATCCTATTGGGAAG CATAGGCAGATCTCCTCTCCATATAACTGATGTGTCTTGGCGCTTGGAATATCAGATCAAG agCAATCAGCTTCATAAAACTTACCAGCCTTCCTACTTGGTGACCTTAAATGTAGAG aacagTGATTCAGGAGCACACCCAGATGTTAGTTTTAGTTGCACGATGGAGCAACTACAG GATTTAGTTGGAAAGCTAAAAGATGCTGCAAAAAGTCTAGAAAGAGCGACTCAGATGTGA